A single genomic interval of Gammaproteobacteria bacterium harbors:
- a CDS encoding hypothetical protein (Evidence 5 : Unknown function): protein MARGITQEQVFAAAQALSSRGESVTIANVRRELGDTGSFSTIHESLRTWREEHRPEQPPAISEALDAVGGAMRKVWSAAWGAAQSALSSERESLEAARVQMATERTELLAEIGRLEAELETCTEATKTKTKETSPAESTPSPATPSAAAG, encoded by the coding sequence ATGGCCAGAGGTATCACACAAGAACAGGTTTTTGCGGCCGCTCAGGCACTGTCTAGCCGAGGCGAATCCGTCACTATTGCCAATGTTCGCCGTGAGTTGGGCGATACTGGTAGTTTCTCTACCATTCACGAGTCGTTGCGCACTTGGCGCGAGGAGCATCGCCCCGAGCAACCGCCCGCAATCTCCGAGGCCCTGGATGCTGTGGGTGGGGCAATGCGCAAAGTCTGGTCGGCAGCTTGGGGGGCGGCCCAGTCGGCACTGAGCAGCGAGCGGGAGAGTCTAGAAGCAGCGCGCGTCCAAATGGCGACGGAGCGCACCGAACTGTTGGCGGAGATCGGACGTCTGGAGGCCGAGCTGGAGACCTGCACCGAGGCAACCAAGACCAAAACCAAAGAAACATCACCTGCTGAATCAACCCCTTCCCCCGCTACGCCTTCCGCAGCGGCAGGATGA
- a CDS encoding hypothetical protein (Evidence 5 : Unknown function) codes for MAVLDDILKSDTVINLAIGIGAMVVVPMVLPVLVGLARPTTKAAIKVGIVTYEKGMEAMAEIGEIIEDLVAEAKAELSPTALANTAVNHPPVP; via the coding sequence ATGGCAGTCCTAGACGACATTTTGAAAAGCGACACAGTTATTAACTTGGCTATCGGGATTGGGGCGATGGTCGTAGTCCCTATGGTGCTTCCCGTCCTTGTCGGTCTTGCCAGGCCGACGACCAAAGCCGCCATCAAGGTGGGGATCGTCACCTACGAAAAGGGGATGGAAGCGATGGCTGAGATCGGTGAGATCATCGAAGACCTAGTAGCTGAGGCGAAGGCAGAACTGAGCCCTACAGCCTTGGCAAACACAGCAGTCAACCATCCCCCGGTACCGTGA
- a CDS encoding hypothetical protein (Evidence 5 : Unknown function) encodes MTPLALVTHSSPGRLRLKVPSVRGEEEWFLAAQTQLATCAEVREVEVNSHTASILVHHNGNADVVFNWAQTQGLFEMEDPSKGPPASVAATVRQGLNRFDNMLAAVSNGALLTCALVRGLQLNSILDGFFFKKFSDFLWRFF; translated from the coding sequence ATGACCCCGCTCGCACTTGTCACCCATAGCTCACCAGGGCGGCTACGCCTCAAAGTTCCCAGTGTGCGGGGCGAGGAAGAATGGTTTCTAGCGGCACAAACACAACTTGCGACCTGTGCCGAGGTTCGAGAGGTGGAGGTCAATTCCCACACGGCAAGTATCCTCGTACACCACAACGGTAATGCGGATGTAGTATTCAATTGGGCTCAGACACAAGGCCTATTTGAGATGGAGGATCCGTCTAAGGGGCCACCAGCATCCGTCGCCGCCACGGTACGTCAGGGTCTCAACCGTTTCGATAACATGTTGGCCGCAGTGAGCAACGGCGCATTACTAACCTGCGCGTTGGTTAGGGGACTCCAGCTAAATAGCATATTGGACGGATTCTTCTTTAAAAAGTTCTCTGA